The Miscanthus floridulus cultivar M001 chromosome 7, ASM1932011v1, whole genome shotgun sequence genome includes a region encoding these proteins:
- the LOC136464621 gene encoding increased DNA methylation 1-like, with protein sequence MVSRGRSRGFRKRNQAALRECNVKLAVAFGVLNECFNVVKDRRTKTDMLHQAVDSLGTNRYEFKRLSYEGLYTMVLEKDGEIVSSAMLSTTSDKKLN encoded by the exons ATGGTTTCTCGTGGGCGCTCCAGAGGATTCAGAAAGAGGAATCAGGCAGCTCTCAGGGAATGCAACGTGAAACTTGCGGTAGCGTTCGGCGTCCTCAACGAGTGTTTCAATGTGGTGAAGGATCGGCGGACCAAGACTGACATGCTCCACCAAGCTGTGGATAGCCTTGG AACAAACAGGTATGAATTTAAACGGCTAAGCTACGAAGGGTTGTACACCATGGTTCTGGAGAAGGATGGAGAGATTGTTTCGTCAGCCATGCTGAG TACAACATCTGACAAGAAACTGAACTAG
- the LOC136464619 gene encoding uncharacterized protein — MLQTHKPPAAAAAALYKADESRQGLPISPQHLTDHPYAHPHPHASPSPPCQHLSAPMDGSAFMSLSPELRDGLAKVAVFVLVQGLVYLILRSSSDVFSKDGRLRSLSFRPMRSMSVRRVLAPLSDVPVGTDEASPSPSSSMSPAASSSRRTAARED; from the coding sequence ATGCTGCAAACCCACAAGCCACCGGCCGCTGCCGCAGCCGCTCTATATAAAGCAGACGAGAGCAGGCAAGGACTACCGATCTCTCCCCAGCATCTCACAGATCACCCATACGCGCATCCACATCCACACGcatctccctctccaccttgccaGCATCTCTCCGCGCCCATGGACGGGTCGGCGTTTATGTCGCTGTCGCCGGAGCTCCGCGACGGGCTCGCCAAGGTGGCTGTGTTCGTGCTAGTGCAGGGGCTGGTCTACCTCATCCTCCGCAGCTCCTCCGACGTCTTCTCCAAGGACGGCCGGCTCAGGTCCCTCAGCTTCCGCCCCATGCGCTCCATGAGCGTCAGGCGCGTGCTGGCGCCGCTCTCCGACGTCCCCGTCGGCACCGACGAGGCCTCGCCTtcgccgtcgtcgtcgatgtcGCCCGCCGCG
- the LOC136464620 gene encoding DNA-3-methyladenine glycosylase-like isoform X2, with translation MRSFRSISTVNSTRPLPSRALKPSKPHLSPRTNAAGEPSPMTTSGAPKPPTFKRSSPRNKSRLRSRGVAAGGGEGEAEAEAAGTPALARALLPASVELDAVLPVGRALPREFFEVDALDLAPRLLGKLLRCDEVVLRITEVEAYRPNDSACHGRFGVTARTAPFGPGGHAYVYLCYGLHMMLNVVADIEGVGAAVLIRSCSPVRGLETIQRHQGQQTEKPVLLTGPGKVGQALGLSTDWSNHPLYTPGGLEVLDGPEPESILVGPRVGIEYASPEHVAAPWRFAIAGTPWISAPKNSLRPR, from the exons ATGCGATCCTTTCGTTCCATCTCCACCGTCAACTCCACGCGCCCCTTACCCTCCCGAGCACTGAAGCCCAGCAAGCCCCACCTCTCCCCGCGGACAAACGCCGCCGGCGAGCCATCGCCGATGACCACCTCCGGCGCGCCCAAGCCCCCAACCTTCAAGCGCTCCTCGCCCAGGAACAAGTCGCGGCTCAGAAGCCGCGGCGTCGCCGCTGGTGGCGGagagggcgaggccgaggccgaggcggcggGGACCCCGGCGTTGGCGAGGGCACTGCTTCCCGCATCGGTGGAGTTGGACGCCGTGCTGCCTGTTGGGCGCGCATTGCCGCGGGAGTTCTTCGAGGTGGATGCCCTCGACCTCGCCCCCCGCCTCCTCGGCAAGTTGCTGCGGTGCGACGAGGTCGTCCTCCGCATCACCGAG GTGGAGGCTTACAGGCCAAATGATTCCGCATGCCATGGCCGGTTCGGCGTCACAGCGAGGACTGCTCCA TTTGGACCAGGAGGCCATGCATATGTCTATCTGTGCTATGGACTCCACATGATGCTCAATGTTGTTGCCGATATAGAGGGTGTTGGTGCTGCTGTTTTGATCCGGTCTTGTTCTCCAGTTAGAG GTCTTGAAACTATCCAGCGACACCAAGGTCAACAGACAGAGAAACCTGTCCTACTTACAGGACCAGGAAAG GTTGGACAAGCTCTGGGCCTATCCACCGATTGGTCGAACCATCCTCTCTACACACCTG GTGGGTTGGAGGTATTGGACGGGCCAGAACCGGAGAGCATTTTGGTTGGTCCCCGCGTTGGCATCGAGTACGCATCTCCCGAGCATGTCGCGGCGCCGTGGAGGTTCGCCATCGCCGGCACGCCGTGGATCAGCGCCCCCAAAAATTCGCTCCGGCCGCGCTGA
- the LOC136464620 gene encoding DNA-3-methyladenine glycosylase-like isoform X1 — translation MRSFRSISTVNSTRPLPSRALKPSKPHLSPRTNAAGEPSPMTTSGAPKPPTFKRSSPRNKSRLRSRGVAAGGGEGEAEAEAAGTPALARALLPASVELDAVLPVGRALPREFFEVDALDLAPRLLGKLLRCDEVVLRITEVEAYRPNDSACHGRFGVTARTAPVFGPGGHAYVYLCYGLHMMLNVVADIEGVGAAVLIRSCSPVRGLETIQRHQGQQTEKPVLLTGPGKVGQALGLSTDWSNHPLYTPGGLEVLDGPEPESILVGPRVGIEYASPEHVAAPWRFAIAGTPWISAPKNSLRPR, via the exons ATGCGATCCTTTCGTTCCATCTCCACCGTCAACTCCACGCGCCCCTTACCCTCCCGAGCACTGAAGCCCAGCAAGCCCCACCTCTCCCCGCGGACAAACGCCGCCGGCGAGCCATCGCCGATGACCACCTCCGGCGCGCCCAAGCCCCCAACCTTCAAGCGCTCCTCGCCCAGGAACAAGTCGCGGCTCAGAAGCCGCGGCGTCGCCGCTGGTGGCGGagagggcgaggccgaggccgaggcggcggGGACCCCGGCGTTGGCGAGGGCACTGCTTCCCGCATCGGTGGAGTTGGACGCCGTGCTGCCTGTTGGGCGCGCATTGCCGCGGGAGTTCTTCGAGGTGGATGCCCTCGACCTCGCCCCCCGCCTCCTCGGCAAGTTGCTGCGGTGCGACGAGGTCGTCCTCCGCATCACCGAG GTGGAGGCTTACAGGCCAAATGATTCCGCATGCCATGGCCGGTTCGGCGTCACAGCGAGGACTGCTCCAGTG TTTGGACCAGGAGGCCATGCATATGTCTATCTGTGCTATGGACTCCACATGATGCTCAATGTTGTTGCCGATATAGAGGGTGTTGGTGCTGCTGTTTTGATCCGGTCTTGTTCTCCAGTTAGAG GTCTTGAAACTATCCAGCGACACCAAGGTCAACAGACAGAGAAACCTGTCCTACTTACAGGACCAGGAAAG GTTGGACAAGCTCTGGGCCTATCCACCGATTGGTCGAACCATCCTCTCTACACACCTG GTGGGTTGGAGGTATTGGACGGGCCAGAACCGGAGAGCATTTTGGTTGGTCCCCGCGTTGGCATCGAGTACGCATCTCCCGAGCATGTCGCGGCGCCGTGGAGGTTCGCCATCGCCGGCACGCCGTGGATCAGCGCCCCCAAAAATTCGCTCCGGCCGCGCTGA